The following proteins come from a genomic window of Gossypium raimondii isolate GPD5lz chromosome 5, ASM2569854v1, whole genome shotgun sequence:
- the LOC105767581 gene encoding sugar transport protein 8 translates to MAGGVIATGSGSEQDFPAKLTLQVFICTAIAAFGGLMFGYDIGISGGVTGMDDFLLKFFPNVYVKKNHAHENNYCKFDDEYLQLFTSSLYLAAIVASGGASLMCKKYGRKPTMQAASIFFFIGAILNVSAMNLPMLILGRLFLGAGVGCGNQAVPLFITEISPPKFRGGLNICFQLLITVGILVANCVNYFTSNIKNYGWRISLGGAAVPAVILLVGSFAIVETPTSLIERGKKEKGLKTLKRIRGVDDVQKEFEEMVRATEVANQIKHPFRELMKKPSIPPMICGTIIHVFQQFTGINVVMFYAPVLFQTMGFGSSASLLSAVITGTVNSLSTVIAIFTVDKAGRKKLLVFGALICMVAQCTIGVILKKYLTETSKVPNSIAKVVVLLICVYVNGFAWSWGPLGWLISSEVFPLETRTSGYFFAVATNMLCTFIIAQAFLSMLCHMRAYIYFFFAAWLIVMSIFVMAMLPETKGVPLDEMVERVWKKHWFWKSFFKSSDIERPKAMVQLEHQEKPNH, encoded by the exons ATGGCGGGTGGTGTAATCGCGACTGGTTCCGGCAGTGAGCAAGACTTTCCGGCGAAGCTCACCCTCCAAGTCTTTATTTGCACCGCCATAGCTGCCTTTGGTGGTTTAATGTTTGGCTACGATATTGGAATTTCAG GAGGAGTGACAGGGATGGACGATTTCCTATTGAAGTTCTTCCCCAATGTTTACGTTAAAAAGAACCACGCTCATGAAAACAACTACTGCAAATTCGACGACGAGTATCTTCAGCTCTTCACGTCGTCCCTTTACTTAGCCGCCATCGTCGCCAGTGGCGGCGCCTCCTTAATGTGCAAGAAATACGGTCGAAAACCAACCATGCAAGCTGCttctatcttcttcttcattggaGCTATTCTCAACGTGTCTGCAATGAACCTTCCTATGTTAATTCTTGGAAGGCTTTTCCTTGGTGCTGGTGTAGGATGTGGTAACCAG GCAGTCCCGCTGTTCATTACCGAAATTTCACCGCCAAAATTCAGAGGAGGACTCAACATTTGCTTTCAGTTGCTAATCACAGTTGGCATTCTGGTAGCAAATTGTGTTAACTATTTCACATCGAATATAAAAAACTATGGTTGGAGGATTTCATTGGGCGGCGCCGCCGTGCCAGCCGTAATCCTCCTTGTTGGATCCTTCGCTATTGTCGAGACTCCGACGAGTCTGATagaaagaggaaagaaagaaaaaggcttaaaaaccctaaagaGAATCAGGGGTGTAGACGATGTTCAAAAAGAGTTTGAAGAAATGGTTCGAGCCACAGAGGTTGCCAATCAAATCAAACACCCTTTCAGGGAACTGATGAAGAAGCCGAGCATTCCTCCAATGATTTGCGGCACCATCATTCATGTATTCCAGCAGTTCACAGGGATCAACGTGGTCATGTTTTACGCACCGGTGTTGTTTCAAACCATGGGGTTCGGGTCCAGTGCCTCGCTTTTATCGGCCGTCATAACCGGCACTGTCAATTCATTGTCAACAGTTATCGCCATCTTTACTGTAGATAAAGCTGGAAGGAAGAAACTACTCGTTTTTGGAGCTCTGATTTGCATGGTAGCTCAG TGTACAATTGGGGTTATTCTTAAAAAGTACCTGACGGAAACAAGCAAAGTACCCAATAGCATAGCCAAAGTAGTGGTGCTTTTAATCTGCGTATATGTGAACGGATTTGCATGGTCATGGGGTCCTTTGGGGTGGCTAATATCTAGCGAAGTCTTCCCATTGGAAACTCGAACTTCAGGCTATTTCTTTGCGGTCGCCACCAACATGCTTTGCACATTCATCATAGCTCAAGCATTCCTCAGCATGCTTTGCCACATGCGAGCCTACATTTACTTCTTCTTCGCCGCCTGGCTCATCGTCATGTCCATTTTCGTAATGGCGATGCTCCCTGAGACCAAAGGAGTCCCCCTTGATGAAATGGTtgaaagagtatggaagaaacACTGGTTCTGGAAAAGTTTTTTCAAATCTAGCGACATTGAAAGACCGAAAGCTATGGTCCAGCTTGAGCATCAGGAAAAACCAAACCATTAA